A window of the Poecile atricapillus isolate bPoeAtr1 chromosome 17, bPoeAtr1.hap1, whole genome shotgun sequence genome harbors these coding sequences:
- the MAP2K6 gene encoding dual specificity mitogen-activated protein kinase kinase 6 isoform X1, protein MDPWAPSLRACPGIAALPGARAGRGVGLCPAPAGMLQAARSAGLCLGNHAGTAQPALTRSSLLLAWGTSCEPGTGQGGRGAGERCALGSVTVWSRGHWECWLHVNAGLSHACPAAWPGAPSPSPGTRPAQVPRAPACASIPTPRLGTAPGSQKHTLLCRAEPCRGVTDPVQGVTDPCSAGLNLAGCHRTGLTLCRVSLTLCRVSLTLLCRAEPCRVSLTLYWVSLTLSRVSLTLCRVSLGLCRVSLTLCRVSLTLYWVSLTLSRVSLTLYWVSLTLCRVSLTLYWVSLTLSRVSLTLYWVSLTLYWVSLTLSRVSLTLSRVSLILCWVSLGLYWVSVTLYWVSLTLCRVSLTLYWVSLTLSRVSLTLYWVSVTLYWVSLTLYWVSLTLSRVSLTLSRVSLTLSRVSLILCWVSLGLYWVSVTLCRVSLTLYWVSLTLSRVSLTLSRVSLTLYWVSLTLSRVSLTLYWVSLTLSRVSLTLSRVSLTLSRVSLPG, encoded by the exons ATGGATCCCTGGGCTCCATCCCTCCGTGCTTGCCCGGGGATTGCAGCGCTCCCAGGAGCCCGGGCTGGCCGGGGCGttgggctgtgcccagccccagctgggatgctgcaggcagccaggagcGCTGGGCTCTGCCTGGGAAACCAcgcagggacagcacagccagccctgaccaggagctccctgctgctggcctgGGGGACGAGCTGCGagccagggacaggacaaggtgggagaggagctggagagcGTTGTGCCCTCGGGTCAGTCACTGTCTGGAGCAGGGGGCACTGGGAGTGTTGGCTCCACGTTAACGCTGGTTTGAGCCATGCCTGCCCAGCTGCCTGGCCCGGGgctccttcccccagccctggaacGAGGCCTGCACAAGTGCCTCGTGCCCCTGCATGCGCTTCCATCCCCACCCCTCGCTTGGGCACAGCCCCTGGGAGCCAGAAAcacaccctgctctgcagggctgaaCCTTGCAGG GGTGTCACTGACCCTGTGCAGGGTGTCACTGacccctgctctgcagggctgaaCCTTGCAGGGTGTCACCGAACAGGGCTGACCCTGTGCAGGGTGTCACTGACCCTGTGCAGGGTGTCActgaccctgctctgcagggctgaaCCTTGCAGGGTGTCACTGACCCTGTACTGGGTGTCACTGACCCTGAGCAGAGTGTCACTGACCCTGTGCAGGGTGTCACTGGGCCTGTGCAGGGTGTCACTGACTCTGTGCAGGGTGTCACTGACCCTGTATTGGGTGTCACTGACCCTGAGCAGGGTGTCACTGACCCTGTACTGGGTGTCACTGACCCTGTGCAGGGTGTCACTGACCCTGTACTGGGTGTCACTGACCCTGAGCAGGGTGTCACTGACCCTGTACTGGGTGTCACTGACCCTGTACTGGGTGTCACTGACCCTGAGCAGGGTGTCACTGACCCTGAGCAGGGTGTCACTGATcctgtgctgggtgtcactgggcCTGTACTGGGTGTCAGTGACCCTGTACTGGGTGTCACTGACCCTGTGCAGGGTGTCACTGACCCTGTACTGGGTGTCACTGACCCTGAGCAGGGTGTCACTGACCCTGTACTGGGTGTCAGTGACCCTGTACTGGGTGTCACTGACCCTGTACTGGGTGTCACTGACCCTGAGCAGGGTGTCACTGACCCTGAGCAGGGTGTCACTGACCCTGAGCAGGGTGTCACTGATcctgtgctgggtgtcactgggcCTGTACTGGGTGTCAGTGACCCTGTGCAGGGTGTCACTGACCCTGTACTGGGTGTCACTGACCCTGAGCAGGGTGTCACTGACCCTGAGCAGGGTGTCACTGACCCTGTACTGGGTGTCACTGACCCTGAGCAGGGTGTCACTGACCCTGTACTGGGTGTCACTGACCCTGAGCAGGGTGTCACTGACCCTGAGCAGGGTGTCACTGACCCTGAGCAGGGTGTCATTGCCAGGTtag
- the MAP2K6 gene encoding dual specificity mitogen-activated protein kinase kinase 6 isoform X2, whose translation MDPWAPSLRACPGIAALPGARAGRGVGLCPAPAGMLQAARSAGLCLGNHAGTAQPALTRSSLLLAWGTSCEPGTGQGGRGAGERCALGSVTVWSRGHWECWLHVNAGLSHACPAAWPGAPSPSPGTRPAQVPRAPACASIPTPRLGTAPGSQKHTLLCRAEPCRGVTDPVQGVTDPCSAGLNLAGVSLTLCRVSLTLLCRAEPCRVSLTLYWVSLTLSRVSLTLCRVSLGLCRVSLTLCRVSLTLYWVSLTLSRVSLTLYWVSLTLCRVSLTLYWVSLTLSRVSLTLYWVSLTLYWVSLTLSRVSLTLSRVSLILCWVSLGLYWVSVTLYWVSLTLCRVSLTLYWVSLTLSRVSLTLYWVSVTLYWVSLTLYWVSLTLSRVSLTLSRVSLTLSRVSLILCWVSLGLYWVSVTLCRVSLTLYWVSLTLSRVSLTLSRVSLTLYWVSLTLSRVSLTLYWVSLTLSRVSLTLSRVSLTLSRVSLPG comes from the exons ATGGATCCCTGGGCTCCATCCCTCCGTGCTTGCCCGGGGATTGCAGCGCTCCCAGGAGCCCGGGCTGGCCGGGGCGttgggctgtgcccagccccagctgggatgctgcaggcagccaggagcGCTGGGCTCTGCCTGGGAAACCAcgcagggacagcacagccagccctgaccaggagctccctgctgctggcctgGGGGACGAGCTGCGagccagggacaggacaaggtgggagaggagctggagagcGTTGTGCCCTCGGGTCAGTCACTGTCTGGAGCAGGGGGCACTGGGAGTGTTGGCTCCACGTTAACGCTGGTTTGAGCCATGCCTGCCCAGCTGCCTGGCCCGGGgctccttcccccagccctggaacGAGGCCTGCACAAGTGCCTCGTGCCCCTGCATGCGCTTCCATCCCCACCCCTCGCTTGGGCACAGCCCCTGGGAGCCAGAAAcacaccctgctctgcagggctgaaCCTTGCAGG GGTGTCACTGACCCTGTGCAGGGTGTCACTGacccctgctctgcagggctgaaCCTTGCAGG GGTGTCACTGACCCTGTGCAGGGTGTCActgaccctgctctgcagggctgaaCCTTGCAGGGTGTCACTGACCCTGTACTGGGTGTCACTGACCCTGAGCAGAGTGTCACTGACCCTGTGCAGGGTGTCACTGGGCCTGTGCAGGGTGTCACTGACTCTGTGCAGGGTGTCACTGACCCTGTATTGGGTGTCACTGACCCTGAGCAGGGTGTCACTGACCCTGTACTGGGTGTCACTGACCCTGTGCAGGGTGTCACTGACCCTGTACTGGGTGTCACTGACCCTGAGCAGGGTGTCACTGACCCTGTACTGGGTGTCACTGACCCTGTACTGGGTGTCACTGACCCTGAGCAGGGTGTCACTGACCCTGAGCAGGGTGTCACTGATcctgtgctgggtgtcactgggcCTGTACTGGGTGTCAGTGACCCTGTACTGGGTGTCACTGACCCTGTGCAGGGTGTCACTGACCCTGTACTGGGTGTCACTGACCCTGAGCAGGGTGTCACTGACCCTGTACTGGGTGTCAGTGACCCTGTACTGGGTGTCACTGACCCTGTACTGGGTGTCACTGACCCTGAGCAGGGTGTCACTGACCCTGAGCAGGGTGTCACTGACCCTGAGCAGGGTGTCACTGATcctgtgctgggtgtcactgggcCTGTACTGGGTGTCAGTGACCCTGTGCAGGGTGTCACTGACCCTGTACTGGGTGTCACTGACCCTGAGCAGGGTGTCACTGACCCTGAGCAGGGTGTCACTGACCCTGTACTGGGTGTCACTGACCCTGAGCAGGGTGTCACTGACCCTGTACTGGGTGTCACTGACCCTGAGCAGGGTGTCACTGACCCTGAGCAGGGTGTCACTGACCCTGAGCAGGGTGTCATTGCCAGGTtag
- the MAP2K6 gene encoding dual specificity mitogen-activated protein kinase kinase 6 isoform X3, with amino-acid sequence MDPWAPSLRACPGIAALPGARAGRGVGLCPAPAGMLQAARSAGLCLGNHAGTAQPALTRSSLLLAWGTSCEPGTGQGGRGAGERCALGSVTVWSRGHWECWLHVNAGLSHACPAAWPGAPSPSPGTRPAQVPRAPACASIPTPRLGTAPGSQKHTLLCRAEPCRGVTDPVQGVTDPCSAGLNLAGVSLTLLCRAEPCRVSLTLYWVSLTLSRVSLTLCRVSLGLCRVSLTLCRVSLTLYWVSLTLSRVSLTLYWVSLTLCRVSLTLYWVSLTLSRVSLTLYWVSLTLYWVSLTLSRVSLTLSRVSLILCWVSLGLYWVSVTLYWVSLTLCRVSLTLYWVSLTLSRVSLTLYWVSVTLYWVSLTLYWVSLTLSRVSLTLSRVSLTLSRVSLILCWVSLGLYWVSVTLCRVSLTLYWVSLTLSRVSLTLSRVSLTLYWVSLTLSRVSLTLYWVSLTLSRVSLTLSRVSLTLSRVSLPG; translated from the exons ATGGATCCCTGGGCTCCATCCCTCCGTGCTTGCCCGGGGATTGCAGCGCTCCCAGGAGCCCGGGCTGGCCGGGGCGttgggctgtgcccagccccagctgggatgctgcaggcagccaggagcGCTGGGCTCTGCCTGGGAAACCAcgcagggacagcacagccagccctgaccaggagctccctgctgctggcctgGGGGACGAGCTGCGagccagggacaggacaaggtgggagaggagctggagagcGTTGTGCCCTCGGGTCAGTCACTGTCTGGAGCAGGGGGCACTGGGAGTGTTGGCTCCACGTTAACGCTGGTTTGAGCCATGCCTGCCCAGCTGCCTGGCCCGGGgctccttcccccagccctggaacGAGGCCTGCACAAGTGCCTCGTGCCCCTGCATGCGCTTCCATCCCCACCCCTCGCTTGGGCACAGCCCCTGGGAGCCAGAAAcacaccctgctctgcagggctgaaCCTTGCAGG GGTGTCACTGACCCTGTGCAGGGTGTCACTGacccctgctctgcagggctgaaCCTTGCAGG GGTGTCActgaccctgctctgcagggctgaaCCTTGCAGGGTGTCACTGACCCTGTACTGGGTGTCACTGACCCTGAGCAGAGTGTCACTGACCCTGTGCAGGGTGTCACTGGGCCTGTGCAGGGTGTCACTGACTCTGTGCAGGGTGTCACTGACCCTGTATTGGGTGTCACTGACCCTGAGCAGGGTGTCACTGACCCTGTACTGGGTGTCACTGACCCTGTGCAGGGTGTCACTGACCCTGTACTGGGTGTCACTGACCCTGAGCAGGGTGTCACTGACCCTGTACTGGGTGTCACTGACCCTGTACTGGGTGTCACTGACCCTGAGCAGGGTGTCACTGACCCTGAGCAGGGTGTCACTGATcctgtgctgggtgtcactgggcCTGTACTGGGTGTCAGTGACCCTGTACTGGGTGTCACTGACCCTGTGCAGGGTGTCACTGACCCTGTACTGGGTGTCACTGACCCTGAGCAGGGTGTCACTGACCCTGTACTGGGTGTCAGTGACCCTGTACTGGGTGTCACTGACCCTGTACTGGGTGTCACTGACCCTGAGCAGGGTGTCACTGACCCTGAGCAGGGTGTCACTGACCCTGAGCAGGGTGTCACTGATcctgtgctgggtgtcactgggcCTGTACTGGGTGTCAGTGACCCTGTGCAGGGTGTCACTGACCCTGTACTGGGTGTCACTGACCCTGAGCAGGGTGTCACTGACCCTGAGCAGGGTGTCACTGACCCTGTACTGGGTGTCACTGACCCTGAGCAGGGTGTCACTGACCCTGTACTGGGTGTCACTGACCCTGAGCAGGGTGTCACTGACCCTGAGCAGGGTGTCACTGACCCTGAGCAGGGTGTCATTGCCAGGTtag